The genomic window ACATAGATACAGGATATTATGGTAGTCAAGAAGTTTGTTGTAGAATCCCTCTTCATCTACTTTCATTTCAACCTCTACCTATCACTACCCGCAATTGTGCCGGCAAATGATAGTTGGCAGGCAGGTCAGGCTCACTGTGCCTGATAACCGCCCTGGGTACCCATAGCCTGTTTGACCTGTTCCTGAAGCTGGTTGAAACGTTTGGAGATGCGTTCTTCCTGACGAGAAATAGACTGCAATCTCAGGGAAAGAGTTTCATTTCTCTCTTTGAGTTTTTCAATAGCATCATCCTTGGTAGTACGTATCTGCATATCCCCAACAGTCCTGTAGACAACTGCATCGCCGGATAACTGTTCAAGTTCTTCAAGAGCGTTTTCCGTTTCTTTCAGTGTACTTTCGATCTGGTTTTTTTGCATAGCAAGTGTCTGGGCCTGTTGTTGAACCTGCTGCAACTGTGCCAGCTGGTTCTGGACCTGTGGGGGTAGTTCTGAACTCATTTTAGTTTCACCTGAGCATCCAATAAACCTAAAATGATTTTAATGTTTCTATGGTTCATCTATCTTGAAAAGATGTCTGCAGTTGTTTGTTAGAAGAGATTCAAGCAACCTGAGATTCAATAGTACATCACAAGATAGATGTGTACCCCCAGCAGATAAGAAAGGAACCATAATGCAGCTATGAGTTTCATTGCAATGAACCTATTGAGAATATCCTTGACCCTGCCCATAACAAGTAATTCTACGTAAAGGCCCAAAAGAAGGACAAAAAGGCCCAATCCATGATGGAAAAGCAGTTCAATATTGAAAAACGTGTTAAAATAATAAGTAGACCTTACACCAGACATAGCAGGATACATAAAAAATATTGTCAACAAAAGCTGTGCAAACAAA from Methanohalophilus halophilus includes these protein-coding regions:
- a CDS encoding prefoldin subunit beta, with the translated sequence MSSELPPQVQNQLAQLQQVQQQAQTLAMQKNQIESTLKETENALEELEQLSGDAVVYRTVGDMQIRTTKDDAIEKLKERNETLSLRLQSISRQEERISKRFNQLQEQVKQAMGTQGGYQAQ